The following proteins are co-located in the Pseudomonas sp. ATCC 13867 genome:
- a CDS encoding ABC transporter ATP-binding protein, with protein MTAPMLEFREVDVFYGPIQALKKVSLTVNEGETVALIGANGAGKSTLLMSIFGQPRAASGSIFYKGQDIRQKSAHYVASNGIAQSPEGRRVFPDMTVEENLLMGTIPIGMEHAQEDMQRMFDLFPRLKERRNQRAMTMSGGEQQMLAIARALMSRPKLLLLDEPSLGLAPIVVKQIFQTLRELAKSGMTLFLVEQNANHALKLSDRGYVMVNGEIRLSGTGAELLGNQEVRNAYLGGH; from the coding sequence ATGACGGCGCCGATGTTGGAATTCCGTGAGGTCGATGTGTTCTACGGGCCGATCCAGGCGCTGAAGAAAGTCTCGCTGACCGTCAACGAAGGGGAAACCGTGGCGCTGATCGGCGCCAACGGCGCGGGCAAGTCGACGCTGCTGATGTCGATCTTCGGCCAGCCGCGCGCGGCGTCCGGCTCGATCTTCTACAAGGGCCAGGACATCCGCCAGAAATCCGCGCACTACGTGGCCTCCAACGGCATCGCGCAGTCGCCGGAAGGGCGCCGGGTGTTCCCCGACATGACCGTGGAGGAGAACCTGCTGATGGGCACCATCCCCATCGGCATGGAGCACGCCCAGGAAGACATGCAGCGCATGTTCGACCTCTTCCCGCGCCTGAAGGAGCGGCGCAACCAGCGTGCCATGACCATGTCCGGCGGCGAGCAGCAGATGCTCGCCATCGCCCGCGCGCTGATGAGCCGGCCCAAGCTGCTGCTGCTCGACGAACCCTCGCTGGGCCTGGCGCCCATCGTGGTCAAGCAGATCTTCCAGACCCTGCGCGAGCTGGCGAAGAGCGGAATGACGCTGTTCCTCGTGGAGCAGAACGCCAACCATGCGCTGAAGCTGTCCGACCGTGGCTACGTGATGGTCAACGGCGAGATCCGCCTGAGCGGCACCGGCGCCGAGCTGCTGGGTAACCAGGAGGTTCGCAACGCGTATCTGGGGGGGCACTGA
- a CDS encoding ABC transporter ATP-binding protein → MSGDKILSVEHLMMHFGGIKALNDVNLDVERGSITALIGPNGAGKTTVFNCLTGFYKATGGNILLNTQGGTTDVIKVLGQPFQGSDFVNPARLGNRVFYKMFGGTHLVNRAGLARTFQNIRLFREMSVVENLLVAQHMFVNRNLIAGVLNTPGYRRAESEALDHAFYWLEVVDLVDCANRLAGEMSYGQQRRLEIARAMCTRPELICLDEPAAGLNPAETQALARIVRYLRDHHGITVLLIEHDMGMVMNISDHIIVLDHGVVIARGAPDEIRHNEKVIAAYLGADEEELA, encoded by the coding sequence ATGAGCGGTGACAAGATCCTCAGCGTCGAGCACCTGATGATGCATTTTGGCGGCATCAAGGCGCTCAACGACGTCAACCTCGACGTGGAGCGTGGCTCCATCACCGCGCTGATCGGCCCCAACGGCGCCGGCAAGACCACGGTGTTCAACTGCCTCACCGGTTTCTACAAGGCCACCGGCGGCAACATCCTGCTCAACACCCAGGGCGGCACCACCGACGTCATCAAGGTGCTCGGCCAGCCGTTCCAGGGCAGTGATTTCGTCAACCCGGCGCGGCTCGGCAACCGCGTCTTCTACAAGATGTTCGGCGGCACGCACCTGGTAAACCGCGCCGGTTTGGCGCGGACCTTCCAGAACATACGGCTGTTCCGCGAGATGTCGGTGGTGGAGAACCTGCTGGTGGCCCAGCACATGTTCGTCAACCGCAACCTCATCGCCGGCGTGCTCAACACCCCCGGCTACCGTCGTGCGGAAAGCGAAGCGCTGGACCACGCCTTCTACTGGCTGGAAGTGGTGGACCTGGTGGACTGCGCCAACCGCCTGGCCGGCGAGATGTCCTACGGGCAGCAGCGTCGCCTGGAGATCGCCCGCGCCATGTGCACCCGGCCCGAGCTGATCTGCCTGGACGAACCCGCCGCCGGCCTCAACCCCGCCGAGACCCAGGCGCTGGCGCGCATCGTCCGTTACCTGCGCGACCACCACGGCATCACCGTCCTGCTGATCGAACACGACATGGGCATGGTGATGAACATCTCCGACCACATCATCGTGCTCGACCACGGCGTGGTCATCGCCCGTGGCGCGCCGGACGAGATCCGCCACAACGAGAAAGTGATCGCCGCCTATCTCGGCGCAGACGAAGAGGAGTTGGCATGA
- a CDS encoding ornithine cyclodeaminase family protein — protein MQDLRFLTNADVAERLGYPPLIEALRIGLAGACEAPVRGCHALPDNASLLTMPVWRPGQDIGVKLVTVFPGNGAKNLPAVAALFCLFDGATGLPLAMLEASELTARRTACTSALAADYLVRRDARRLLVVGSGTLAPHMVRAHCSVREYEDIAIWGRHEDRAHALVKRLQDEGYPAHACADLRGAVAAADCISCVTTSREPIVHGEWLRSGCHLDLVGAFLPSMRETDNEVVRRARIVVDTREGALEEAGDLLIPMGEGVIDESAIHSQLADLLQGRGTRKDDSEITLFKSVGHALEDLIAARLLVP, from the coding sequence ATGCAAGACCTCCGCTTCCTCACCAACGCCGACGTCGCCGAACGCCTGGGTTATCCGCCGCTGATCGAGGCCCTGCGCATCGGCCTCGCCGGAGCCTGCGAAGCCCCGGTGCGCGGCTGCCATGCGCTACCCGACAACGCCTCGCTGCTGACCATGCCGGTCTGGCGGCCGGGACAGGACATCGGCGTCAAGCTGGTCACCGTGTTCCCCGGCAACGGCGCGAAGAACCTGCCGGCGGTGGCCGCGCTGTTCTGCCTGTTCGACGGCGCGACGGGCCTTCCGCTGGCGATGCTCGAAGCTTCCGAACTGACCGCCCGGCGCACCGCCTGCACGTCGGCGCTGGCCGCCGACTACCTGGTGCGCCGCGATGCGCGGCGGCTGCTGGTGGTCGGCAGCGGCACCCTGGCGCCGCACATGGTCCGCGCCCATTGCTCGGTGCGCGAGTACGAAGACATCGCCATCTGGGGCCGCCACGAGGACAGGGCTCACGCACTGGTGAAACGCCTGCAGGACGAAGGCTACCCGGCGCATGCCTGTGCCGACCTGCGCGGCGCCGTGGCGGCGGCGGATTGCATCAGCTGCGTGACCACTTCCCGCGAGCCCATCGTGCACGGCGAATGGCTACGCTCGGGCTGCCATCTCGATCTGGTCGGCGCCTTCCTGCCGAGCATGCGCGAGACGGACAACGAGGTCGTGCGTCGGGCGCGCATCGTGGTCGATACCCGCGAAGGGGCATTGGAGGAGGCAGGCGACCTGCTGATCCCGATGGGCGAGGGAGTGATCGACGAGAGCGCCATCCACAGCCAGCTCGCGGACCTGTTGCAAGGTCGCGGTACGCGCAAGGACGACAGCGAGATCACCCTGTTCAAGTCGGTGGGTCATGCGCTGGAAGACCTGATCGCGGCGCGCCTTCTCGTGCCGTGA